A part of Syngnathus acus chromosome 20, fSynAcu1.2, whole genome shotgun sequence genomic DNA contains:
- the LOC119139614 gene encoding receptor-type tyrosine-protein phosphatase mu-like isoform X5 — translation MDASTLLLLSLHVTAALTACLLGQGPHCNLVQSKEDDLDWEQGPPPSQNAAVWMPTGSASFLYVNMSGRSAGRRARLLMSPLKENDTHCIHFSFFHDAELNVYVKENNSSLALPVFNSSSHEQRTWNMLELAVSTFWPNVYQVVFEAVSGGHGGGAAIKDLSLQGHQCASAPHFLHIKGVEVNAGQAAVFACTVSGRPRNDVRLFLQGGSGRRAMATETKPVNSRRYVATFHVDNTTKEDSGRYRCIGQSERGVGVSSYADLTVKQPPVPIAPPQLTAVGATYLWIQLNANSINGDGPIVEREVEYRTAAGVLIDTTPVDKTNHKIGHLDPDTEYRISVLLTRPLEGGTGKPGPPLRARTKCAEPLHGPRGLQVAAVRSKEVTLRWDSLGYGVTRCHSYNVTLQYRYRPAGATEVEERQETAYGTLGVAPQHTLRDLTPFTNVSIRLILSNPEGRKESEELLVLTDEDVPGAVPLASVTGGTYEQHIRVSWAPPLQTYGRISHYEVSFKALSSFDSDMDLTNQSGKVLKAANETSHVFTGLFPGSTYSFTIRAATAKGFGPPAVTQFTTKISAPIMPTYERQPPINQSDATVSVLLRPARSRGAPVSKYQVVVEEERPRRQTRGTAEILRCYPVPVHFLNASQLDSLYYFSAELTVGHVNKATPFCVGDNGTYGGFWNVPLLPHKSYAIYYQAVSSANGETKIDCVRVATKAAIISTQLSTPHAALGFGLRGPAAAGDKQLAGAATRKPDPDHEKQSDHTVKIAGATAGVLLFIIIFLGVILLMKKGKLAKKRKETLSSRQEMTLMVNNSQHPTMVDTHAHTLNGHTVSSASTFTMKTNSSTIPKSYYADELSSETSSLVQNHLKQREAEREPPRYHPDSAQRHPAIRVADLLQHITQMKCSEGYGFKEEYESFLEGQSAPWESAKQDENRMKNRYGNIIAYDHSRVRLQPQDGEKGSDYINASYVDGYHWPNHYIATQGPMRETMYDFWRMVWQENTAAIVMVTNLVEVGRVKCCKYWPDDSEIFGDISVTLMETQLLSEYVIRTFAVEKRGAAEIREIRQFHFTGWPDHGVPAHATGLLGFIRRVKAKTPPATGPTVVHCSAGAGRTGCFMVIDIMLDMAEREGVVDIYNCVRELRARRVNMVQTEEQYVFIHDAILEACLCGDTSISANQLCSVYYDMTRPDPQTNSSPIKEEFRTLNMVTPTLRVEDCSIALLPRNHDKNRRMDVLPPDRCLPLLITMDGESSNYINAALMDSYKQPSAFIVAQHPLPNTVKDFWRLVLDYHCTAIVMLNDVDPAQLCPQYWPENGVHRLGSLQVEFVSADLEEDVISRIFRIYNNTRPQDGYRMVQQFQFLGWPRYRDTPVSKRSFLKLLHLVDKWQDDGGDGRTLVHCLNGGGRSGVFCGVNIVCDMLRQQRSLDVFHAVKTLRNNKPNMVELLEQYKFCYEVALEYLSST, via the exons CGTGTCTGTTGGGACAAGGCCCGCACTGCAATCTGGTCCAGTCCAAAGAAGACGACTTGGACTGGGAGCAAGGCCCGCCGCCGTCACAGAACGCTGCCGTCTGGATGCCGACAG GATCCGCCTCCTTCTTGTACGTCAACATGAGCGGTCGCAGCGCCGGTCGGCGGGCCCGTCTGCTGATGTCGCCGCTCAAAGAAAACGACACGCACTGCATCCACTTCTCCTTCTTCCACGACGCCGAGCTCAACGTCTACGTCAAAG AGAACAACAGTTCACTGGCGCTTCCCGTGTTCAACTCATCCAGCCACGAGCAACGCACGTGGAACATGTTGGAACTGGCCGTGTCCACGTTTTGGCCCAACGTCTACCAG GTGGTGTTTGAGGCGGTCAGCGGTGGGCACGGAGGGGGCGCGGCCATTAAAGACCTATCCCTGCAGGGACACCAGTGTG CGAGCGCACCTCACTTCCTGCACATCAAAGGCGTGGAAGTGAATGCGGGCCAGGCAGCGGTGTTTGCGTGCACAGTGAGCGGTCGCCCTCGCAACGACGTCCGCCTCTTCCTGCAA GGCGGGAGTGGTCGTCGCGCCATGGCCACGGAAACCAAGCCAGTCAACTCGCGGCGTTATGTGGCGACCTTTCACGTGGACAACACCACCAAAGAAGACTCTGGCCGCTACCGCTGCATCGGCCAGTCCGAGCGCGGAGTTGGCGTTTCCTCCTATGCCGACCTCACTGTCAAAC AGCCCCCCGTGCCCATCGCCCCGCCTCAGCTGACGGCGGTGGGTGCCACCTACCTGTGGATCCAGCTCAACGCCAACTCCATCAATGGCGACGGTCCCATTGTGGAGCGCGAG GTGGAGTACCGCACAGCGGCGGGCGTGTTGATCGACACGACGCCGGTGGACAAGACCAACCACAAGATCGGCCACCTCGACCCCGATACCGAGTATCGCATCAGCGTGCTGCTCACCCGGCCCCTGGAGGGAGGCACGGGAAAGCCTGGGCCGCCGCTGCGCGCCCGCACCAAATGTGCAG AGCCGCTGCACGGTCCGCGTGgcctgcaggtggcagcggtGCGCTCTAAAGAGGTGACGCTGCGTTGGGACTCTCTGGGCTACGGCGTGACGCGCTGCCACAGCTACAATGTGACGCTGCAGTACCGCTACCGACCCGCGGGGGCGACTGAGGTCGAAGAACGGCAAGAAACGGCTTATGGTACTCTGGGCGTGGCGCCGCAGCACACCCTGCGTGACCTCACACCCTTCACCAACGTTAGCATCAGGCTCATCCTCAGCAACCCTGAAGGACGTAAGGAGAGCGAGGAGCTGCTGGTGCTGACGGACGAGGACG TTCCCGGAGCGGTTCCGCTGGCGTCCGTCACGGGCGGCACCTACGAGCAACACATCCGGGTCAGCTGGGCGCCGCCGCTGCAAACATACGGACGGATCAGCCACTATGAG GTCTCCTTCAAAGCCTTGAGCTCGTTCGACTCTGACATGGACCTGACCAATCAGAGCGGGAAGGTGCTGAAGGCTGCCAATGAGACGAGTCACGTGTTCACTGGCCTCTTCCCGGGCTCCACCTACTCCTTCACGATAAGAGCAGCAACCGCCAAAGGCTTTGGACCACCCGCCGTCACGCAGTTCACCACCAAGATCTCAG CTCCCATCATGCCAACGTACGAGCGGCAGCCACCAATCAACCAAAGCGACGCCACCGTCAGCGTCCTACTACGACCCGCACGCAGCCGCGGCGCCCCCGTCAG CAAGTAccaggtggtggtggaggaggagcgccCCCGCAGGCAGACAAGGGGCACTGCAGAAATCTTGCGCTGCTATCCGGTCCCCGTCCACTTCCTGAACGCCAGCCAGCTCGACTCACTCTACTACTTCAGCGCCGAGCTAACTGTGGGCCACGTCAACAAAGCCACGCCGTTTTGTGTCG GTGATAATGGCACATATGGTGGATTCTGGAATGTTCCTCTACTGCCTCACAAGAGTTACGCCATCTACTACCAGGCAGTCAGCAGTGCTAACGGG GAGACAAAGATTGACTGTGTCCGTGTGGCCACTAAAG CTGCTATCATCAGCACTCAGCTCAGCACGCCGCACGCCGCCCTCGGCTTCGGCCTCCGAggccccgccgccgccggcgacAAGCAGCTGGCAG GCGCTGCCACCAGAAAACCCGACCCGGATCACGAGAAACAATCGGACCACACGGTGAAGATCGCCGGCGCCACGGCTGGCGTCTTGCTCTTCATTATCATCTTCCTCGGGGTCATTCTCCTCATGAAAAAAGG GAAGTTGgcgaagaagaggaaggaaaCGCTAAGCTCCAGACAGGAAATGACTCTAATGGTCAACAATTCACAGCACCCAACAATGgtggacacacacgcacacactctaAATGGCCACA CGGTGTCATCCGCGTCGACATTCACCATGAAGACTAACAGCAGCACCATTCCAAAGTCCTACTACGCAG ACGAGCTGAGCAGCGAGACCAGCAGCTTGGTCCAGAACCACCTGAAGCAGCGTGAAGCGGAGCGCGAGCCGCCACGCTACCACCCCGACTCGGCCCAGAGGCACCCCGCCATCCGCGTGGCCGACCTTCTGCAGCACATCACGCAGATGAAGTGCTCCGAGGGCTACGGATTCAAGGAGGAGTACGAG AGTTTCTTGGAGGGTCAGTCGGCACCTTGGGAATCGGCCAAGCAGGATGAAAACAGAATGAAAAATCGCTACGGGAACATCATTGCCT ACGACCATTCTCGTGTACGTCTGCAGCCTCAAGATGGAGAGAAGGGATCTGACTACATCAACGCCAGCTATGTCGAC GGTTACCACTGGCCCAACCACTACATCGCCACGCAAG GTCCCATGCGGGAGACAATGTACGACTTCTGGCGGATGGTGTGGCAGGAGAACACTGCTGCTATCGTCATGGTAACCAACCTGGTGGAGGTGGGGCGG GTCAAGTGTTGCAAGTACTGGCCCGACGACAGCGAGATCTTCGGGGACATTTCCGTGACGCTGATGGAGACGCAGCTGCTCTCCGAGTACGTCATCCGAACCTTCGCCGTGGAGAAG AGGGGTGCGGCCGAGATCCGGGAGATCCGCCAGTTTCATTTCACGGGTTGGCCCGACCACGGCGTCCCGGCACACGCCACCGGACTGCTCGGCTTCATCCGCCGCGTCAAGGCCAAGACGCCTCCCGCCACCGGGCCCACCGTGGTGCACTGCAG CGCGGGTGCGGGCCGCACGGGTTGCTTCATGGTCATCGACATCATGCTGGACATGGCGGAGCGCGAGGGCGTGGTTGACATCTACAACTGCGTGCGAGAGCTGCGAGCGCGACGCGTCAACATGGTGCAGACCGAG GAGCAGTACGTCTTCATCCACGACGCCATCCTGGAGGCGTGTCTGTGCGGCGACACGTCCATATCGGCCAATCAGCTTTGTTCCGTCTACTACGACATGACCCGTCCGGACCCGCAGACCAACTCCAGTCCCATCAAGGAAGAGTTCCGG ACGTTGAACATGGTGACGCCGACGCTGCGTGTGGAGGACTGCAGCATCGCGCTGCTGCCGCGCAACCACGACAAGAACCGCCGCATGGATGTGCTTCCTCCCGACCGCTGCCTGCCCCTCCTCATCACCATGGACGGCGAGAGCTCCAACTACATCAACGCCGCGCTCATGGAC AGCTACAAGCAGCCATCGGCCTTCATCGTGGCGCAGCATCCTCTGCCCAACACCGTCAAGGACTTCTGGCGCCTAGTCTTGGACTACCACTGTACCGCAATTGTCATGCTCAACGACGTGGACCCGGCACAG CTGTGTCCCCAGTACTGGCCCGAGAACGGCGTCCATCGTCTGGGCTCGCTGCAGGTGGAGTTTGTGTCGGCCGACCTGGAGGAGGACGTCATCAGCCGCATCTTCCGCATCTACAACAACACCAGG CCCCAGGACGGTTACCGGATGGTTCAGCAGTTCCAGTTCTTGGGCTGGCCTCGCTACCGGGATACGCCCGTCAGCAAGCGCTCCTTCCTCAAGCTGCTCCACCTGGTGGACAAATGGCAGGATGACGGCGGAGATGGACGCACGCTTGTGCACTGCCT GAATGGCGGGGGGCGCAGTGGCGTCTTCTGCGGCGTCAACATTGTGTGCGACATGTTACGGCAGCAGCGGTCCCTCGATGTTTTTCATGCCGTCAAAACGCTGAGAAACAACAAACCCAACATGGTGGAACTTCTG GAACAGTACAAGTTTTGTTACGAAGTGGCTCTGGAGTACTTGTCCTCCACATAG
- the LOC119139614 gene encoding receptor-type tyrosine-protein phosphatase mu-like isoform X4, translated as MDASTLLLLSLHVTAALTACLLGQGPHCNLVQSKEDDLDWEQGPPPSQNAAVWMPTGSASFLYVNMSGRSAGRRARLLMSPLKENDTHCIHFSFFHDAELNVYVKENNSSLALPVFNSSSHEQRTWNMLELAVSTFWPNVYQVVFEAVSGGHGGGAAIKDLSLQGHQCASAPHFLHIKGVEVNAGQAAVFACTVSGRPRNDVRLFLQGGSGRRAMATETKPVNSRRYVATFHVDNTTKEDSGRYRCIGQSERGVGVSSYADLTVKQPPVPIAPPQLTAVGATYLWIQLNANSINGDGPIVEREVEYRTAAGVLIDTTPVDKTNHKIGHLDPDTEYRISVLLTRPLEGGTGKPGPPLRARTKCAEPLHGPRGLQVAAVRSKEVTLRWDSLGYGVTRCHSYNVTLQYRYRPAGATEVEERQETAYGTLGVAPQHTLRDLTPFTNVSIRLILSNPEGRKESEELLVLTDEDVPGAVPLASVTGGTYEQHIRVSWAPPLQTYGRISHYEVSFKALSSFDSDMDLTNQSGKVLKAANETSHVFTGLFPGSTYSFTIRAATAKGFGPPAVTQFTTKISAPIMPTYERQPPINQSDATVSVLLRPARSRGAPVSKYQVVVEEERPRRQTRGTAEILRCYPVPVHFLNASQLDSLYYFSAELTVGHVNKATPFCVGDNGTYGGFWNVPLLPHKSYAIYYQAVSSANGETKIDCVRVATKAAIISTQLSTPHAALGFGLRGPAAAGDKQLAGAATRKPDPDHEKQSDHTVKIAGATAGVLLFIIIFLGVILLMKKGKLAKKRKETLSSRQEMTLMVNNSQHPTMVDTHAHTLNGHTVSSASTFTMKTNSSTIPKSYYADELSSETSSLVQNHLKQREAEREPPRYHPDSAQRHPAIRVADLLQHITQMKCSEGYGFKEEYELNESFLEGQSAPWESAKQDENRMKNRYGNIIAYDHSRVRLQPQDGEKGSDYINASYVDGYHWPNHYIATQGPMRETMYDFWRMVWQENTAAIVMVTNLVEVGRVKCCKYWPDDSEIFGDISVTLMETQLLSEYVIRTFAVEKRGAAEIREIRQFHFTGWPDHGVPAHATGLLGFIRRVKAKTPPATGPTVVHCSAGAGRTGCFMVIDIMLDMAEREGVVDIYNCVRELRARRVNMVQTEEQYVFIHDAILEACLCGDTSISANQLCSVYYDMTRPDPQTNSSPIKEEFRTLNMVTPTLRVEDCSIALLPRNHDKNRRMDVLPPDRCLPLLITMDGESSNYINAALMDSYKQPSAFIVAQHPLPNTVKDFWRLVLDYHCTAIVMLNDVDPAQLCPQYWPENGVHRLGSLQVEFVSADLEEDVISRIFRIYNNTRPQDGYRMVQQFQFLGWPRYRDTPVSKRSFLKLLHLVDKWQDDGGDGRTLVHCLNGGGRSGVFCGVNIVCDMLRQQRSLDVFHAVKTLRNNKPNMVELLEQYKFCYEVALEYLSST; from the exons CGTGTCTGTTGGGACAAGGCCCGCACTGCAATCTGGTCCAGTCCAAAGAAGACGACTTGGACTGGGAGCAAGGCCCGCCGCCGTCACAGAACGCTGCCGTCTGGATGCCGACAG GATCCGCCTCCTTCTTGTACGTCAACATGAGCGGTCGCAGCGCCGGTCGGCGGGCCCGTCTGCTGATGTCGCCGCTCAAAGAAAACGACACGCACTGCATCCACTTCTCCTTCTTCCACGACGCCGAGCTCAACGTCTACGTCAAAG AGAACAACAGTTCACTGGCGCTTCCCGTGTTCAACTCATCCAGCCACGAGCAACGCACGTGGAACATGTTGGAACTGGCCGTGTCCACGTTTTGGCCCAACGTCTACCAG GTGGTGTTTGAGGCGGTCAGCGGTGGGCACGGAGGGGGCGCGGCCATTAAAGACCTATCCCTGCAGGGACACCAGTGTG CGAGCGCACCTCACTTCCTGCACATCAAAGGCGTGGAAGTGAATGCGGGCCAGGCAGCGGTGTTTGCGTGCACAGTGAGCGGTCGCCCTCGCAACGACGTCCGCCTCTTCCTGCAA GGCGGGAGTGGTCGTCGCGCCATGGCCACGGAAACCAAGCCAGTCAACTCGCGGCGTTATGTGGCGACCTTTCACGTGGACAACACCACCAAAGAAGACTCTGGCCGCTACCGCTGCATCGGCCAGTCCGAGCGCGGAGTTGGCGTTTCCTCCTATGCCGACCTCACTGTCAAAC AGCCCCCCGTGCCCATCGCCCCGCCTCAGCTGACGGCGGTGGGTGCCACCTACCTGTGGATCCAGCTCAACGCCAACTCCATCAATGGCGACGGTCCCATTGTGGAGCGCGAG GTGGAGTACCGCACAGCGGCGGGCGTGTTGATCGACACGACGCCGGTGGACAAGACCAACCACAAGATCGGCCACCTCGACCCCGATACCGAGTATCGCATCAGCGTGCTGCTCACCCGGCCCCTGGAGGGAGGCACGGGAAAGCCTGGGCCGCCGCTGCGCGCCCGCACCAAATGTGCAG AGCCGCTGCACGGTCCGCGTGgcctgcaggtggcagcggtGCGCTCTAAAGAGGTGACGCTGCGTTGGGACTCTCTGGGCTACGGCGTGACGCGCTGCCACAGCTACAATGTGACGCTGCAGTACCGCTACCGACCCGCGGGGGCGACTGAGGTCGAAGAACGGCAAGAAACGGCTTATGGTACTCTGGGCGTGGCGCCGCAGCACACCCTGCGTGACCTCACACCCTTCACCAACGTTAGCATCAGGCTCATCCTCAGCAACCCTGAAGGACGTAAGGAGAGCGAGGAGCTGCTGGTGCTGACGGACGAGGACG TTCCCGGAGCGGTTCCGCTGGCGTCCGTCACGGGCGGCACCTACGAGCAACACATCCGGGTCAGCTGGGCGCCGCCGCTGCAAACATACGGACGGATCAGCCACTATGAG GTCTCCTTCAAAGCCTTGAGCTCGTTCGACTCTGACATGGACCTGACCAATCAGAGCGGGAAGGTGCTGAAGGCTGCCAATGAGACGAGTCACGTGTTCACTGGCCTCTTCCCGGGCTCCACCTACTCCTTCACGATAAGAGCAGCAACCGCCAAAGGCTTTGGACCACCCGCCGTCACGCAGTTCACCACCAAGATCTCAG CTCCCATCATGCCAACGTACGAGCGGCAGCCACCAATCAACCAAAGCGACGCCACCGTCAGCGTCCTACTACGACCCGCACGCAGCCGCGGCGCCCCCGTCAG CAAGTAccaggtggtggtggaggaggagcgccCCCGCAGGCAGACAAGGGGCACTGCAGAAATCTTGCGCTGCTATCCGGTCCCCGTCCACTTCCTGAACGCCAGCCAGCTCGACTCACTCTACTACTTCAGCGCCGAGCTAACTGTGGGCCACGTCAACAAAGCCACGCCGTTTTGTGTCG GTGATAATGGCACATATGGTGGATTCTGGAATGTTCCTCTACTGCCTCACAAGAGTTACGCCATCTACTACCAGGCAGTCAGCAGTGCTAACGGG GAGACAAAGATTGACTGTGTCCGTGTGGCCACTAAAG CTGCTATCATCAGCACTCAGCTCAGCACGCCGCACGCCGCCCTCGGCTTCGGCCTCCGAggccccgccgccgccggcgacAAGCAGCTGGCAG GCGCTGCCACCAGAAAACCCGACCCGGATCACGAGAAACAATCGGACCACACGGTGAAGATCGCCGGCGCCACGGCTGGCGTCTTGCTCTTCATTATCATCTTCCTCGGGGTCATTCTCCTCATGAAAAAAGG GAAGTTGgcgaagaagaggaaggaaaCGCTAAGCTCCAGACAGGAAATGACTCTAATGGTCAACAATTCACAGCACCCAACAATGgtggacacacacgcacacactctaAATGGCCACA CGGTGTCATCCGCGTCGACATTCACCATGAAGACTAACAGCAGCACCATTCCAAAGTCCTACTACGCAG ACGAGCTGAGCAGCGAGACCAGCAGCTTGGTCCAGAACCACCTGAAGCAGCGTGAAGCGGAGCGCGAGCCGCCACGCTACCACCCCGACTCGGCCCAGAGGCACCCCGCCATCCGCGTGGCCGACCTTCTGCAGCACATCACGCAGATGAAGTGCTCCGAGGGCTACGGATTCAAGGAGGAGTACGAG CTTAACGAG AGTTTCTTGGAGGGTCAGTCGGCACCTTGGGAATCGGCCAAGCAGGATGAAAACAGAATGAAAAATCGCTACGGGAACATCATTGCCT ACGACCATTCTCGTGTACGTCTGCAGCCTCAAGATGGAGAGAAGGGATCTGACTACATCAACGCCAGCTATGTCGAC GGTTACCACTGGCCCAACCACTACATCGCCACGCAAG GTCCCATGCGGGAGACAATGTACGACTTCTGGCGGATGGTGTGGCAGGAGAACACTGCTGCTATCGTCATGGTAACCAACCTGGTGGAGGTGGGGCGG GTCAAGTGTTGCAAGTACTGGCCCGACGACAGCGAGATCTTCGGGGACATTTCCGTGACGCTGATGGAGACGCAGCTGCTCTCCGAGTACGTCATCCGAACCTTCGCCGTGGAGAAG AGGGGTGCGGCCGAGATCCGGGAGATCCGCCAGTTTCATTTCACGGGTTGGCCCGACCACGGCGTCCCGGCACACGCCACCGGACTGCTCGGCTTCATCCGCCGCGTCAAGGCCAAGACGCCTCCCGCCACCGGGCCCACCGTGGTGCACTGCAG CGCGGGTGCGGGCCGCACGGGTTGCTTCATGGTCATCGACATCATGCTGGACATGGCGGAGCGCGAGGGCGTGGTTGACATCTACAACTGCGTGCGAGAGCTGCGAGCGCGACGCGTCAACATGGTGCAGACCGAG GAGCAGTACGTCTTCATCCACGACGCCATCCTGGAGGCGTGTCTGTGCGGCGACACGTCCATATCGGCCAATCAGCTTTGTTCCGTCTACTACGACATGACCCGTCCGGACCCGCAGACCAACTCCAGTCCCATCAAGGAAGAGTTCCGG ACGTTGAACATGGTGACGCCGACGCTGCGTGTGGAGGACTGCAGCATCGCGCTGCTGCCGCGCAACCACGACAAGAACCGCCGCATGGATGTGCTTCCTCCCGACCGCTGCCTGCCCCTCCTCATCACCATGGACGGCGAGAGCTCCAACTACATCAACGCCGCGCTCATGGAC AGCTACAAGCAGCCATCGGCCTTCATCGTGGCGCAGCATCCTCTGCCCAACACCGTCAAGGACTTCTGGCGCCTAGTCTTGGACTACCACTGTACCGCAATTGTCATGCTCAACGACGTGGACCCGGCACAG CTGTGTCCCCAGTACTGGCCCGAGAACGGCGTCCATCGTCTGGGCTCGCTGCAGGTGGAGTTTGTGTCGGCCGACCTGGAGGAGGACGTCATCAGCCGCATCTTCCGCATCTACAACAACACCAGG CCCCAGGACGGTTACCGGATGGTTCAGCAGTTCCAGTTCTTGGGCTGGCCTCGCTACCGGGATACGCCCGTCAGCAAGCGCTCCTTCCTCAAGCTGCTCCACCTGGTGGACAAATGGCAGGATGACGGCGGAGATGGACGCACGCTTGTGCACTGCCT GAATGGCGGGGGGCGCAGTGGCGTCTTCTGCGGCGTCAACATTGTGTGCGACATGTTACGGCAGCAGCGGTCCCTCGATGTTTTTCATGCCGTCAAAACGCTGAGAAACAACAAACCCAACATGGTGGAACTTCTG GAACAGTACAAGTTTTGTTACGAAGTGGCTCTGGAGTACTTGTCCTCCACATAG